Below is a genomic region from Methanococcus vannielii SB.
CTAACGGAATCTCAGTTGATTTCTTTTCCTGCGGGTACTAAGATGCTTCAATCCCCCGCGTTACCAATCCTTACGGATTACAAAAGTAGGAAGTCCCATTCGGAAATCCTAGGTTCAAAGGCTGTATGCGCCTCGCCTAGGCTTATCGCAGCTTACCACGTCCTTCATCGGCGTTTCAAGCCAAGCCATTCCCCAGGTAGGGTAATAGATAAAATTAGACATCTGGATAACACCAGATATGAAAGCTTGTGCACGACCATCATTAATATCCGGCCCCTAGATCGTAATCTAAAAATTACGAGCTGGGCAAAAAAATTAAGCCCACAATCATTTAGTGCCTAGTAGCGACCAAAATGTTCTTTTTTTAGGAGGTGATCCAGCCGCAGGTTCCCCTACGGCTACCTTGTTACGACTTCACCCCCCTCGCTGAGCCCAGGTTCGACCCTAGCCAAAGGCCAAGGCCTCACCTGAACCCAACTCGGGTGGTGTGACGGGCGGTGTGTGCAAGGAGCAGGGACACATTCACCGCAGTATTATGAACTGCGATTACTACGGATTCCAGCTTCACGTGGGCGAGTTACAGCCCACGATCCGAACTACGACTAGGTTTCGGAGATTCGCGTCCCTTTTCAGGGTAGCAGCCCATTGTCCTAGCCATTGTAGCCCGCGTGTAGCCCAGGAGATTCGGGGCATGCGGACCTATCGTTGCCCGCTCCTTCCTCTAGCTTAGCGCTAGCGGTCCCCTATGAGTGCTTACCTTCCGGAGAAAGTAGTCGCAACATAGGGCACGGGTCTCGCTCGTTACCTGACTTAACAGGACGCCTCGCGGTACGAGCTGACGATGGCCATGCACCACCTCTCAGCGCTTCAGGCAAGGTCGTCAACCTGGCCGTCATCATGCTGTCGCTCCTGGTGAGATGCCCGGCGTTGAATCCAATTAAACCGCAGGCTCCACCCGTTGTGGTGCTCCCCCGCCAATTCCTTTAAGTTTCAGTCTTGCGACCGTACTCCCCAGGCGGCGAACTTAACGGCTTCCCTTCGGCACCACCTGGGCTCGAGGCCCAGGTGACACCTAGTTCGCAGAGTTTACGGCCAGGACTACCCGGGTATCTAATCCGGTTCGCGCCCCTGGCTTTCGTCCCTCACCGTCGGACCCGTTCCAGACAAGTGCCTTCGCCATAGGTGGTCCTCCAAGGATCAACACATTTCACCGCTACCCCTGGAGTACCCTTGTCCTCTCCCGGTCCCAAGTCCAGCAGTATCCCTGCCAGTCCTCTGGTTAAGCCAGAGAATTTAAACAGGGACTTACTGGACCGGCTACGGACGCTTTAGGCCCAATAAGAGTGGCTACCACTCGGGCCGTCGGTATTACCGCGGCTGCTGGCACCGAACTTGCCCAGCCCTTATTCCTCAAGCTGTTTACACTTGATAAAAGCCCATGCTGTGCATGAGCACTTGGGGTCCCCCCGTCGCACTTTCGTGCATTGCGGAGGTTTCGCGCCTGCTGCGCCCCGTAGGGCCTGGGGCCGTGTCTCAGTCCCCATCTCCGGGCTCCCTCTCTCAAGGCCCGTATCGATCGTAGGCTTGGTGGGCCATTACCCCACCAACTACCTAATCGAGCGCAGTCCTATCCTCGGGCGCATATGCTTTCAGAAAAGAATCGTTCCAGACTGCTTTTCTTATGGAGAATTATCCTCAGTTTCCCAAGGTTATGCTCCACCTGAGGTTAAGTTAACCACGTGTTAATGAGCCGTCCGCCATGGCCGAAACCATAGACTCGCATGGCTTAGTCGAACCCCAATAGCAGTAGCCTCCGGCGGGATCAACCGGAATTTTGTGGCGTAAAAGAATTTTACGCTCACACTCTCGTGGAGTACGTCATTTTTACATTAAAGGAAATGACATTTTATTTGGTCGCTATCTAGGTTTCACCTAGATTGTGGGCTTACATCACACCTGAGTGATTTAGTTCAGGCGATCACTTTGATTTGCATAATATGAAAACGTGTTGTAATATGTATTGTTTTTAGGTATGTAACAATAATTAAAACCTCAAAATAAATAAATACTCGAAAAATAGTATATAAAAAAATAATAAAAAAAAGTGTAAAAATCATATTTTTTATTTTAAAGTATTCAAAATATTCTTAAAATAATTATTTAAATAGCCAATTATAGTTCCTAAAAGTAATGAAAAGGCGATAAAATGGAGATAGGATTATTGGATATAAATGGAACACTCCCTTGTTTTGAAGGTTTTGGATCAATCCCTACAAAAATTATTAATGAAAAGAATATTTCTGAAATAAAAGATTTAGAAATAATTATAATTCCAGGCGGAAGTATTATAGAAAGTAAATCATTAGGTAATCAATTGAAAAAAGAAATTTTAAATTTTAACGAGTATATTATTGGAATTTGTAGTGGATTTCAAGTCCTTTCTGAAAAAATAGATATCGGGAGAAAAAGTCAAAATCCGATTATAAAGGAAGGTTTAGGATTATTAAATGTTAACTTTTCACCATTGGTATGTACGGATTTAGTTACATTTAAGTTAGAAAATGACTGTATTTTTGGAAAAACGAATGAAAATGGAAGCGGTTTTCACTGCCATACTTATGGAAACATTGAAATTACAAATAATAGTACCAAAAAATTAACATCTTCTAAAATTGAAAAATTAAACTATAAGATGGTTCAAAAACAGGACATATTGTCAGGTGTTTTTAAAAACAAAGTGTTTGGAACAATGATACATAATTTTTTAGATAATGAAACGGTTATTAACAATATTAAAAACAGTTTAAAAATAACTGATGAAGAAATGAATGAAATTTTTAAAAAAAACAAAGTTCTAAAGGAAAAATTAAAAAGTAATTCAAAAATATCAAAAAATTTTGAAAGTATTCAAAATAATTCAAAAAAAGGTTTGATTTTACTTGCAACGGGCTCTGAAAGTGGAAAAACATTTCTTTCAACAAGTATCGTTTCTAAAGTAAAAGGTAAAACTTTTGTTTCAAAAATAGGGCCAGATGTTCGTGATATTGTCCCTTCATTATATTTACTTCGAGAACCAATGTTAAAATATAGTAGCATTAAAATTTCAGACAGAGGATGGTGCCCACCTGAAGAATTTTTAAAATTTGTAAGAACTTCAGATTACGATAATTATATAATTGAAGGCGTTATGGGCGCATTTACCGGTGCATTGAATAAAAAAAACTATAGTGGTGCAGAAATTTCAAGTTTACTTGGCTTTCCAGTGTACATTGTTTCATCGTGTAGTAAAAGTGGTATTGAAGGTGCATTTGTTGAATCAATTGCATACTATTCCCTATTAAAAGATATGGGCGTTAATATTTCAGGCGTTATCCTAAATAAGGTATATAATATGGATTTATTTGAAAAAATTGAGAAAATTTCATCAACTTTAGGTATAAAAGTAATACCGGTTAGAAAATCAGTTTTAAATGCAGATAAAAGAGGGTTAATACCCGAAGTTGAAATTGACTATGAAGAATTTTCTAATGTAGTAATGGGCCTTGAATTTGATATAGATATTCCAGATCTAAATATTAATTGTGAAAATATTAAAAACCATGAAAATGAAAATTTTGAAGAGTATTTAAAAGCATGGGTTAAAAAAATTGAAGGAATTTAATGAGTTTAAAAGAATTTAATGGTTTTTTAAATAATTATTTTATTTTAACTATTTTAAATATATTTTACCCAATATATATGCAAAAACAAGTGAAAAGTAAAAATTCATTACCATTATTATAATTAAACCAATTATAGGAATTATTGCAATAAACCTAAGACCAATACTGAGTAAAATTAGTAAAAGATACATTAAAATATAGTCGGATACCTTAAGACTTATTTTATTTATGATTTCAAAAAAATGGAATGCCGAAAAAAATTCCCCGCTTGCAGTGTAATTTAAAATTGCCATTGGAACGATAAATCCAATAATTAACGTAGTAAATAATACTAAAAGAACAGTAAATAAAAATCCAAAAATTCCGCCCATAAATAATGATTCAATACCGCTAAAAATTGCATATATTGAAGAACCCCCTAGAAAAAATATTATCATGAATGGAATTAACATATATATAAAATATATTACCATAGTAAATAGTCCTTTTATAAATTTACGCCCTAAAAAATCCCAATTAGGTAATTCATCTTTGGAATTTAAAATATTTTCAAGTGTTTCTATTGCATACCCTAGTGAAATCAAATTTAAAACAGGAATTATTGATAAAATAGAACCAATTATCATTTTTTTGAATGCATTATCATCTGAAAGTGGAAAACGAAATGCCGGTTTAAAATCCATTACAACACCATCTTACTAAATCTAATCTGTTTAGAATATAATTAATATTAAAGATTAAAAAATAATTAAATTATTAAAAATTGTATTTTTATTTTTAAGTATATTCTTTTTTACCCTACAAATATACCTTACAGTTTTTAAAATATTTAAATATTGAATTTTCAAAGTAATTAAAATTTAAAAACCAATATATAATAAAGAAAGTATAGGTTAAAGATACCGATAATTTTTAGGGAAATAATGGAAGATAAAAGGATACAGAATATTCGACCAAAACTTACAGAATGTTTAAAAACATTGAATTTTCAAGATATTATCTCGGAAAAAAAGAAAATAGCTATAAATTTAGATAATATCTACCAGAATGGACTTATAGAATTTATGGAGTATTTAGAGGAAGATCCAATATCTGGTTTGGATTTACTTAAAGATTGTTATTGTGATGCATATTATGCAATGAAAAATGAAAAACCAGATATAGTAATTACTGTTAAAAACCTACCTGAAAAATTTAACAAATCAGAAAAAAATAAATTGATGACTATTGAAGACATTAAAAGCAGTACACTTGGTAAACTAATCGAATTTGAAGGAATTGTAGTTGTTGCAACAAAAATAAAATCTGCATTGAAAAAAGCATCATACATATGTACTTCCTGTGGTGAAAAAAAGAATACTGACATTGAAAACCCTTTTGAAATGTCTTTTGAGCCAGTATGTCCAAAATGTGCCCAAAATATGATGATTATTGAAGAAGAATCCAAATACATTGATTTTCAAGAAATAAAGGTTCAAGAGCCATTAGATATTATGGATGATCCTGAAGAACCGCCAAAGTATATTTCAGTATTTTTAGAACATAGTCCGGGCATATTCTGTGGGCGTGTTAAAGTTACAGGAATTCCAATAAAAAGTCAGAAAAACAAAAAAATTCCTATTTACGATATATATATCAAAGGAATTCATTGCGATGTAATTGAAGACAAAATAGAAGCTAATTTAACAGTTGAGGATATTAAAAAAATAGAAAAAGTTGGAAGAAGAGTAAATGTTGTAGATATACTTTCAGAAAGGTTGATTCCAGAAATTAAAGGTTATGAAGTTGTTAAAAAGGCAATTTTTTTACAACAGATTAAAGGAGTAAAAAAAGGAAATAAAAGAGCAGATAGTCATATATTATTAATTACTGACCCCGGTATTGGAAAATCAGTTATGCTTAGGAAAATTGCGGAAATTCCTGGAAATTTATATGGTTCTGTTACTACTGCATCAGGTGTTGGTTTAACTGCCGCGGTTGTCCGTGAAAAGACTGAAATAGGTGATGATACGTGGGTAATAAAACCAGGACTTTTAGTAAAAGCAAATAAAGGAACCGCATGTATTGATGAACTTACTGTAAATAAAGACCTTCAAAGTTTCGTTTTAGAGGCTATGGAGTCACAAACAATTCATATAAGTAAGGGGGGTATTAATGCAAAATTACCTTCAGAATGTGCAATTATTGCAGCATGTAATCCCCGATGGGGAAGATTTGACCCTAATGTATCTATTCCTGAACAAATAAACATTCCTGCACCCATGTTAAGTAGATTTGACTTGATATTTCCAATAAAAGATGAAGCAGACCGTTTAAAAGATAAAGATATTGCAAAACATATTATAAATGTACATAGGGCGTATTTAAATAAAGAAATATCTGAAAACATGAAATTAGACCACATTATTATAGATGACGTTTTAATAGATAGGGACTTTGTTATAAAATATATAACATATGCAAAGCAGAAATCACCGATAATTTCAAAAGAAGCTGAAGAACTACTTACAGAATTTTACTTAAATATGCGTAAAGGCTCAGTACAAATTACTGCAAGACAGTTGGAAGCTGCTATTCGTGTTGCAGAAGCCCATGCAAAAGCAAAATTAAAAGAGGTTGTCGAAGAAGAAGATGCTAGTGAAGCAATAAATATTATTACTGAATCATTGAAAGAAATTGCTTATGACCCGGAAACTGGACAATTTGATGTTGATAAAATTTCAGGTGTTTCTAGAAAAGATAGAAATATCATGATGAATGTATATGATATAATAAAGTCATTTGCGGAAAATTCTGAAACCGGCCTTGCATTGAAAGAGGATATATTAGAATCTGGAAAATCTAAAGGGGTTAGTGAAGAAAATATGCTTAGTTCGATAAAAAAATTAATTAAAAATGGGGACATTGACGAGCCTAAAACTGGAAAATACAGGATTATTTAATATATTTATAATGTATTTAAAAAGTAAAACCTATATATGGGATATAAGGATTATCATGGAAATCATATATAATAAGCCAGGACTTTATGATACAAAAGATATATGGATTCAACCAGTTAGCAGGGGCTCTGTTTTAGAATCTAATGAAGTAGGAAGTTGTACCATTATTAAAGATAAGGGAATTTTAGAAAGTACTAAGTTAAAAGAAACTCCTGTATTAAGAATACTTGCAAGCCCCTCTTTAAAAAAAACTATTTTCAATATAGCTTATGTTTTAAAAGATAAAATGACCTTTTTTAAGAATTCAAAGCCCAAATATATGGAAAATATATTTAAATATCTAAACAAAGTCTATTTTGATAAAGGAGTTAATAATTACTATAAAAGCTATAAAGCATGGTATAGGGTAATTGGAGACCTTTTTGAAAATATTAATGTTTGGAATTTTAAAAAAGTAACTGGTAAATTAATAACCATTTTAAAAGCATTTAATCCAGTTATAGTATTTGATTTACACAACATTTCAAAATGGAACCATATAAAAACCTTTCAAAGGTTTATAAAATGGTTAAATAATGAAGGTTTAAGTATTGTTTTAAGATGCCCATTTGAATCAGTTAACTATTTGAAAAAAATTTTTGAAGATGCAAAAACGAATAATATTGCGGCAGTAATGCATTATGCCAAAAAAAGAGGGTATTTAATATCAGAAAGTGTATCTAAAGAAATATTAAAATTAAGTTCTGGAAATTTAAAAATTATAAATATTATACTCTCAAAATCAAAAAGGATACTAAAAAATTTAAGAGACCTTAAAATATCATGGAAACACGTTCTTATTGAAGTTATCCCTAAAAAATACAAGAAAATAATGGAAACAATTACGCACTTAAAAAAATTTAACATTAAGGAAATAGTTGAATTTTTAGATTATAGTCATTCGACAGTATATAATTATCTAAACGAACTTGTCAATTTGAATGTTATAAAAAAAAGAAGGGTTAAAAAAAATATACTGTTTAAAATTAATATAGATAAAGAAAGTTTACTAAATTCCTGTAATTATATTAAAGACCCTAAAAATATCTTTTTTGAGGTAAATAAATTATCAAAAATAGATTATAAAGTTGAAACGTTTAATGAGTTTCTAGTTTTCGGGTAATATGTTAGTTAAATATTTAGTTATTTTGAGTAATTTAGTAATCTTTTTGTTATTTACTAATTCATTATAGATATTACTATTTTCATATTTTTTAAAATTTGTTTCGGTGTTTCGAGCGTGATGTATATATGGATATAAATCTTAAATTTTTTTTTAAAATTTTTAGTAATTGTTTTTTTATTCCATTGTGTACTATCTGAGTAATACGTTTTATTTTTCATAATATAACTTCTTTTTAATATTGTAAGTTAAATTATTGTTAAATATTATAAATTATTATTTATTAAAGATTTTAATAAAAAATAAATGTAATTTTACGTTTTTCAAATTATTAAAATAATAAAATAAACTAATTTTTATTATTTTAAATTTTACTTTTTTTACTTTTTTTAATGTATACATTAATTATTAAAATAAATTTTATAGTATATTGGTGTTAAAGTAAAATACATTAGTTATACTTTTACTTTTTTACACTATATAAGTAAAAAAATAAATATAATATACTATTATCATAAAATAAAAGATATTTATGAATTATAAAAATTTTTAAACTTAAAAAAAGCTTAAAAGATATAAATTATGAATTAAAATGTTTTAAAAAAGATAAATACATATTAAAATGTTTTAAAAAGTATTTAAAAGTATATATAAGCGTTAAATAAATAAAAAGATCAATTTTAAAAAAAACTTTTAAAAATTATAATTATAAGATATATATATGTTACCAGAAAACCCGAAAAATGATTTTTTAAATTATACTTTTATAGTGTTTTTTCTAATGTATTTCACATGGCTACAATCTTGTTTTTGACAAGATACGCACCACCAAATTCCTTCTTTATTTTTAAATACTTCAAAAGAGTCCCCGTTATCACTATTTAATATATATGTAGATCCTCCAAATCCATTGTCTATCTTTTTAAAATTATAGCTTACCTTTTTATCTTCAAGCATTAATAATGTTTGAGCATCTTTTTTTTGAGGAATTATAATATCTTTCTTCTTATCTTGGTTTATTTTCTTTTTTTCAAGTGAAACAATACTATGTATTTTTAGATAATATTCTGTACTTATCGAATAATAAACTTTATGTCCAATTCTTTCTCTTTTTACAATATTTAACGCTACACATTCTTTTAAAAACTGTGAAGGCATTCCTTTTGATATTTTTAACTCACTAGATATTTCTTCAGGACACCCTGAACTTTTTTTTAGGAGGTAGTCCAATATAGATATTCTAACTTTATTTTTTACTAATTTTTTAAATAGCTTGTCCATAATAATTCCTTTTTAAAATATTTCATTTTATTTATTGGTTTTTTTATTTTTATCAGTTATGGTTAGGTATTATTTATATTAGTAGTTATATTCATGATTTTAAATTACTTATATCATTTTATTCAAAAATTATTTTTTAAAACAGGTACTAACTCGAATTTTTAAACATTAGTCTTATTTTAATTGATTATTTTTAAAAATTACCAATGATACTATATTAATTACATTATTAAAGTATGATACATATATTAATTATTTATATTTCTTTATATTCATAATATTTAAGACCTATTTCTTTATATTCATGATTTTTTCCAACTATTTTTACAAATAATTACATATTAAAGTATATTTTATTATCACTGTGATAGTTTATATATTTTATATTATTATATTAAATATAATTTTATCTAATTATAAACCATATACTCCATTATTTTATGATTATATTATTATATTCACAATATTTCTTTAAAAAAACAATATATTCATAAAATAGTATTTTGAAGATATTTATAGTTTCGGTTTTTCGAAAGATATAAAAAAGATGATTTTGAATATAATTTAGGACACTTTTCGGACACTTTTTATTTTGGAGGATATGGTTTATGTTGGATCCGATTGAATTTATACATAATGCGTCATCGATATCGAAAAAATCAATGAATAGATTAAAATTAAAAACAAACCCCTTTTCAGAAAAACCAATACGTGGAAATACTAAGTTTTTTGTTGGTAGAACTTCAGAACTTTCAGAAATTGCAGATATTTTAGGTGCTGCACAATATGGAAGTGTTGCAAATGCTGCAATAGTCGGTACAAAAGGAATTGGGAAAAGTTCAATTTTGAACATACTTTATTATGCTTCAAAAAGGCATAATCACTGGGTTGTTGAACTTGAAGCATCTCAAATTACTGCAAGACAGTTTTTAATCCAGCTTATGCATGGAATAATTAAAGATAATCTATTTTCAGTTGATGGAACCCTTTCCTCAAATTATATGAAGCATTCGCAAAAAATAATTGAAATATACCGGAGACTGAGTAATTACAGTGATAAAACACCAGTACACTATCCAAGGGAAAAAATTGAACGTGATTTAAGATATTTATTAAATGAAGTTAAGGAGGAAGGAAAATTGTGCGTTATATTGATTGATGAAGCAGACCAATTTGCAAAAAGAAGCTGTCTTGGTCTTTTACAGTTTTTCCACTCGTTTCTATATGAGGATGATATTTTAACGTTTTTAGCAGGCCCTCCAACAATGGTCGAAGATTTAACAAAAATATCTCCTGCAATACGTGATAGAATTCCAAAAATAATAAATATGCCTCCACTTTCAAAGGATGAAGCATATGATCTTATAAAACGAAGGCTTGAAGATTCTCAAGTAAGTGGTGCTAAAGGCTATGAGCCGTTTACTAAAGCAAGTGTTGAGCGAATTATAGAGGAATGCGATGGAATTCCAAGAAGAATTATAATGACATGTTCAGAAGCTGTTTCAATTGCAATTAAAACCGGCAATCTTGATATTGGGGAAGACACTGTAAGATCAGCAATGAAAAATTTAGGTATAAGTGTAGGGCACCAGATATTAAATCATTTAACTCCTGCTCAATCGAAAATAATAAAGGCAATGGCAGAACTTGGTGGTAGTTCAACAGTAACTGAACTTTCAGGGATACTCAATAACTCTACAGGAACGATTGGAACTCATCTTTCAGACATCTTTGAAATGGGGTATATTTATAAAGAAAGAGATGGATATAATGTATACTACACTTTATCAAAGGAATTAAAAGACGTTTTAATAAGTAAAAATACTAATTTTTAATACTTCAGGTGTTATAATGCAATGTAGTGACGTTCAAGCAACTGAACCCGATATTAAGGTTTCATTAACCC
It encodes:
- a CDS encoding winged helix-turn-helix domain-containing protein, with translation MDKLFKKLVKNKVRISILDYLLKKSSGCPEEISSELKISKGMPSQFLKECVALNIVKRERIGHKVYYSISTEYYLKIHSIVSLEKKKINQDKKKDIIIPQKKDAQTLLMLEDKKVSYNFKKIDNGFGGSTYILNSDNGDSFEVFKNKEGIWWCVSCQKQDCSHVKYIRKNTIKV
- a CDS encoding AAA family ATPase, which codes for MEIGLLDINGTLPCFEGFGSIPTKIINEKNISEIKDLEIIIIPGGSIIESKSLGNQLKKEILNFNEYIIGICSGFQVLSEKIDIGRKSQNPIIKEGLGLLNVNFSPLVCTDLVTFKLENDCIFGKTNENGSGFHCHTYGNIEITNNSTKKLTSSKIEKLNYKMVQKQDILSGVFKNKVFGTMIHNFLDNETVINNIKNSLKITDEEMNEIFKKNKVLKEKLKSNSKISKNFESIQNNSKKGLILLATGSESGKTFLSTSIVSKVKGKTFVSKIGPDVRDIVPSLYLLREPMLKYSSIKISDRGWCPPEEFLKFVRTSDYDNYIIEGVMGAFTGALNKKNYSGAEISSLLGFPVYIVSSCSKSGIEGAFVESIAYYSLLKDMGVNISGVILNKVYNMDLFEKIEKISSTLGIKVIPVRKSVLNADKRGLIPEVEIDYEEFSNVVMGLEFDIDIPDLNINCENIKNHENENFEEYLKAWVKKIEGI
- a CDS encoding AAA family ATPase; this encodes MLDPIEFIHNASSISKKSMNRLKLKTNPFSEKPIRGNTKFFVGRTSELSEIADILGAAQYGSVANAAIVGTKGIGKSSILNILYYASKRHNHWVVELEASQITARQFLIQLMHGIIKDNLFSVDGTLSSNYMKHSQKIIEIYRRLSNYSDKTPVHYPREKIERDLRYLLNEVKEEGKLCVILIDEADQFAKRSCLGLLQFFHSFLYEDDILTFLAGPPTMVEDLTKISPAIRDRIPKIINMPPLSKDEAYDLIKRRLEDSQVSGAKGYEPFTKASVERIIEECDGIPRRIIMTCSEAVSIAIKTGNLDIGEDTVRSAMKNLGISVGHQILNHLTPAQSKIIKAMAELGGSSTVTELSGILNNSTGTIGTHLSDIFEMGYIYKERDGYNVYYTLSKELKDVLISKNTNF
- a CDS encoding ATP-binding protein, which translates into the protein MEDKRIQNIRPKLTECLKTLNFQDIISEKKKIAINLDNIYQNGLIEFMEYLEEDPISGLDLLKDCYCDAYYAMKNEKPDIVITVKNLPEKFNKSEKNKLMTIEDIKSSTLGKLIEFEGIVVVATKIKSALKKASYICTSCGEKKNTDIENPFEMSFEPVCPKCAQNMMIIEEESKYIDFQEIKVQEPLDIMDDPEEPPKYISVFLEHSPGIFCGRVKVTGIPIKSQKNKKIPIYDIYIKGIHCDVIEDKIEANLTVEDIKKIEKVGRRVNVVDILSERLIPEIKGYEVVKKAIFLQQIKGVKKGNKRADSHILLITDPGIGKSVMLRKIAEIPGNLYGSVTTASGVGLTAAVVREKTEIGDDTWVIKPGLLVKANKGTACIDELTVNKDLQSFVLEAMESQTIHISKGGINAKLPSECAIIAACNPRWGRFDPNVSIPEQINIPAPMLSRFDLIFPIKDEADRLKDKDIAKHIINVHRAYLNKEISENMKLDHIIIDDVLIDRDFVIKYITYAKQKSPIISKEAEELLTEFYLNMRKGSVQITARQLEAAIRVAEAHAKAKLKEVVEEEDASEAINIITESLKEIAYDPETGQFDVDKISGVSRKDRNIMMNVYDIIKSFAENSETGLALKEDILESGKSKGVSEENMLSSIKKLIKNGDIDEPKTGKYRII
- a CDS encoding DeoR family transcriptional regulator gives rise to the protein MEIIYNKPGLYDTKDIWIQPVSRGSVLESNEVGSCTIIKDKGILESTKLKETPVLRILASPSLKKTIFNIAYVLKDKMTFFKNSKPKYMENIFKYLNKVYFDKGVNNYYKSYKAWYRVIGDLFENINVWNFKKVTGKLITILKAFNPVIVFDLHNISKWNHIKTFQRFIKWLNNEGLSIVLRCPFESVNYLKKIFEDAKTNNIAAVMHYAKKRGYLISESVSKEILKLSSGNLKIINIILSKSKRILKNLRDLKISWKHVLIEVIPKKYKKIMETITHLKKFNIKEIVEFLDYSHSTVYNYLNELVNLNVIKKRRVKKNILFKINIDKESLLNSCNYIKDPKNIFFEVNKLSKIDYKVETFNEFLVFG
- a CDS encoding DUF4013 domain-containing protein; its protein translation is MDFKPAFRFPLSDDNAFKKMIIGSILSIIPVLNLISLGYAIETLENILNSKDELPNWDFLGRKFIKGLFTMVIYFIYMLIPFMIIFFLGGSSIYAIFSGIESLFMGGIFGFLFTVLLVLFTTLIIGFIVPMAILNYTASGEFFSAFHFFEIINKISLKVSDYILMYLLLILLSIGLRFIAIIPIIGLIIIMVMNFYFSLVFAYILGKIYLK